Proteins from a single region of Synechococcus sp. WH 8109:
- a CDS encoding 4-hydroxybenzoate polyprenyltransferase, which yields MISSSARLQPWIELLRWNKPTGRLILLIPAGWALWLNPSAPPSVVLILQILLGGLAVSGAGCIANDLWDQRFDCQVERTQHRPLARGALQRGPAFALLLILLGLSLAVVLSLPADSLRLCLALACTAVLPILGYPSAKRWFAFPQAILALCWGFAVLIPWAAATASLSWSPALVCSWLTTVVWTFGFDTVYAMADRRDDASLGLRSSALSLGSRVVPVVRGCYLATAITLAMAAWSAQIPAPFWPLWLLAAVFMQLSCNPLNQQDASMGTYGKHFAQQVQAGTLLWLGLVLARGWGA from the coding sequence GTGATCAGCAGCTCTGCCCGTCTTCAGCCCTGGATCGAACTGCTCCGCTGGAACAAACCAACCGGCCGGCTGATACTGCTGATTCCAGCAGGCTGGGCCCTCTGGCTGAATCCAAGCGCTCCCCCCAGTGTTGTGCTGATCCTGCAGATCCTGCTGGGAGGCCTGGCGGTGAGCGGAGCAGGCTGCATCGCCAATGACCTGTGGGACCAGCGCTTCGACTGCCAGGTGGAACGCACACAACATCGGCCTCTGGCCAGAGGTGCACTGCAGCGAGGGCCAGCCTTCGCTTTGCTGCTGATCTTGCTGGGCCTCAGCCTGGCTGTTGTGCTGAGTCTGCCGGCCGACAGCCTCAGGCTCTGTCTCGCCTTGGCCTGCACGGCCGTGCTGCCGATCCTCGGCTATCCATCGGCAAAGCGGTGGTTCGCCTTCCCCCAGGCGATCCTGGCGCTGTGCTGGGGCTTCGCAGTGCTGATCCCCTGGGCCGCGGCAACGGCCTCCTTGAGTTGGAGTCCTGCCCTGGTCTGCAGTTGGCTGACAACCGTGGTCTGGACGTTTGGCTTCGACACGGTCTATGCCATGGCCGACCGACGTGACGATGCCAGCCTCGGCCTGCGCAGCAGCGCCCTGAGCCTCGGATCCCGCGTGGTTCCTGTGGTGCGGGGCTGCTACCTCGCGACAGCCATCACCCTTGCCATGGCGGCCTGGTCGGCTCAGATCCCAGCACCGTTCTGGCCTCTCTGGTTGCTTGCTGCCGTTTTCATGCAGCTCAGCTGCAACCCCTTGAACCAACAGGATGCCTCCATGGGCACCTACGGGAAGCACTTTGCCCAGCAGGTGCAGGCAGGGACGCTGCTCTGGCTCGGCCTGGTTCTGGCCAGGGGATGGGGAGCCTGA
- a CDS encoding LD-carboxypeptidase codes for MRITPAPPLRTGDRVACVAASSALQNDIKLQEGIAVLQSWGLDVQPQTLASRRWGYFAGRDDTRHADLHPAEPAALLACARGGWGAARLLEQPIRWQSGWLLGFSDVTALLWARQAAGFAGGIHGPLLTTLAEEPQWSRDRLRNLLFGNTVPDLQGRGGGGGVGSGPLLVANLTVATHLLGSHFVPPLKGAVLVLEDVGEAPYRIDRMLTQWRLNGSLQGLAGLAFGNFEGCADETRDASESFNLEQVLEERTADLGIPRVMNLPIGHRSGNAALPMGAMARIDGQSGRLSLLT; via the coding sequence ATGCGCATCACCCCGGCTCCTCCGCTCCGAACAGGAGACCGTGTGGCCTGTGTGGCCGCCAGTTCAGCCCTGCAGAACGACATCAAGCTGCAAGAGGGCATTGCTGTCCTGCAGAGCTGGGGCCTCGATGTTCAACCCCAGACCTTGGCCAGCCGACGTTGGGGCTACTTCGCAGGACGCGATGACACGCGCCATGCTGATCTGCATCCGGCCGAACCCGCAGCGCTGCTCGCCTGTGCCCGCGGTGGATGGGGGGCTGCTCGGCTGCTGGAGCAGCCCATCCGCTGGCAAAGCGGCTGGCTGCTGGGCTTTTCCGACGTGACAGCTCTGCTGTGGGCCCGCCAGGCAGCAGGGTTTGCAGGGGGCATCCATGGCCCCTTGCTCACAACACTTGCGGAGGAGCCGCAATGGAGCCGTGACCGCTTGCGCAACCTGCTCTTCGGCAACACCGTCCCTGACCTGCAAGGTCGGGGTGGTGGCGGCGGGGTGGGGAGTGGTCCCCTGCTCGTGGCCAATCTGACCGTGGCCACACACCTATTGGGAAGCCATTTCGTGCCCCCCCTCAAGGGAGCCGTTCTGGTGCTTGAGGACGTAGGTGAAGCGCCTTACCGAATTGATCGGATGCTGACTCAGTGGAGGCTGAATGGCAGCTTGCAAGGCCTAGCGGGTCTGGCATTTGGCAATTTTGAAGGGTGCGCCGACGAAACCAGAGATGCCTCCGAAAGCTTCAACCTTGAGCAGGTTCTTGAAGAGCGCACAGCCGATCTCGGCATTCCCAGAGTAATGAACCTGCCCATTGGTCACCGATCCGGCAACGCAGCCCTTCCCATGGGGGCGATGGCACGCATCGACGGCCAAAGCGGCCGGCTCAGCCTGCTGACCTGA